Proteins from a genomic interval of Gemmatimonadaceae bacterium:
- the lepA gene encoding translation elongation factor 4, which translates to MQLDHIRNFCIVAHIDHGKSTLADRLIEATGMLQKREMKAQVLDTLDLERERGITIKLNAVRMSYGARDGSSYELNLIDTPGHVDFTYEVSRSLAACEGAILVVDASQGIQAQTLSNLFLALDAGLTIIPVLNKIDLPGAEPERRKQEVHDLLGVDPEEILLVSAKEGVGISELLEEIVRRVPAPKGDPDGPLRALIYDSYYDRYRGAIPSVRVVDGVLREGTKITFGASDSVYEVAEVGYNQLRQVSTSELGPGEVGYVVANVRSVKETRAGDTIFDADNKAPQPLPGYKEVRSFVFAGLYPTDTTQYETLRDALEKLQLNDASLQYEPETSTALGFGFRCGFLGLLHMEIVQERLGREYELELVTTVPSVEYRVHRTDGEIQLIENPSLMPPAAVINYIEEPYVKARIMAPAEYIGGIMSLGTERRGIYRNMTYLDTARVEFDWEFPLAEIILDFFDRLKTISRGYASLDYEILEYRRSDLVKLDMLINGEPVDAFSVIIHRDKAYEWGRKIADKLRELIPRQLFEVAIQAAIGQKVIARTSVKPVRKDVLAKCYGGDITRKRKLLEKQKEGKKRMKQVGSVEIPQEAFLAVLQVE; encoded by the coding sequence ATGCAACTCGATCACATCCGGAATTTCTGCATCGTCGCCCACATCGACCACGGCAAGTCCACGCTTGCCGATCGGCTGATCGAGGCGACGGGCATGCTGCAGAAGCGCGAGATGAAAGCGCAGGTGCTCGACACTCTCGACCTCGAGCGCGAGCGCGGAATCACGATCAAGCTCAACGCAGTGCGGATGAGCTATGGCGCGCGAGATGGAAGCTCTTATGAGCTGAATCTCATCGACACTCCGGGTCACGTGGACTTCACCTACGAAGTCTCGAGGTCGCTCGCCGCCTGCGAAGGCGCAATCCTCGTCGTCGACGCGTCGCAGGGAATCCAGGCGCAGACTCTCTCCAATCTATTCCTGGCTCTCGACGCCGGACTCACGATCATTCCCGTGCTGAACAAGATCGATCTGCCGGGTGCCGAGCCCGAGCGGCGGAAGCAGGAAGTTCACGATCTCCTCGGCGTCGATCCCGAGGAGATTCTGCTGGTGAGTGCAAAGGAGGGAGTTGGCATAAGCGAGCTGCTCGAGGAGATAGTCCGCCGCGTTCCTGCCCCGAAGGGTGATCCCGACGGGCCGCTTCGCGCCCTCATCTATGATTCGTACTACGACAGATACCGGGGTGCGATTCCCAGCGTCCGCGTCGTCGACGGAGTTCTTCGCGAGGGCACGAAAATCACTTTCGGGGCAAGCGATTCCGTATATGAAGTCGCCGAGGTCGGATACAATCAGCTGCGCCAGGTCAGTACGAGTGAGCTAGGCCCTGGGGAAGTCGGGTACGTAGTCGCCAATGTGCGCTCGGTGAAGGAGACGCGAGCGGGCGATACGATCTTCGATGCGGACAACAAGGCGCCGCAGCCGCTGCCGGGCTACAAGGAAGTGCGGTCCTTCGTTTTCGCGGGACTGTATCCGACAGATACGACGCAATACGAAACCCTTCGCGACGCGCTGGAGAAGCTTCAGCTCAACGACGCGTCGCTCCAGTACGAGCCTGAAACGTCCACTGCCCTGGGCTTCGGCTTTCGCTGCGGATTTCTCGGGCTTCTACACATGGAGATAGTCCAGGAGCGGCTCGGCCGCGAGTACGAGCTCGAGCTCGTCACGACGGTGCCAAGCGTGGAGTATCGCGTTCACCGCACCGACGGAGAAATCCAGCTGATCGAGAATCCATCGCTCATGCCGCCGGCGGCCGTCATCAACTACATCGAGGAGCCGTACGTCAAGGCGCGGATCATGGCGCCAGCCGAGTACATCGGCGGCATCATGTCGCTCGGCACTGAGCGGCGCGGCATCTATCGCAACATGACTTACCTCGACACTGCGCGCGTCGAGTTCGACTGGGAGTTTCCGCTCGCGGAGATCATCCTCGACTTCTTCGACAGGCTGAAGACAATCAGCCGGGGCTACGCGTCGCTCGACTACGAGATCCTCGAGTATCGTCGAAGCGATCTGGTGAAGCTCGACATGCTGATAAACGGCGAGCCGGTGGACGCTTTCTCGGTGATCATCCACCGCGACAAGGCGTACGAATGGGGACGCAAGATTGCCGACAAGCTGCGTGAGCTGATTCCGCGGCAGCTGTTCGAAGTTGCGATTCAGGCTGCGATCGGACAGAAAGTGATCGCGCGCACGTCGGTCAAGCCCGTTCGGAAGGATGTTCTCGCCAAATGCTACGGCGGTGACATCACGAGAAAGCGCAAGCTTCTGGAGAAGCAGAAGGAAGGAAAGAAGCGCATGAAGCAGGTCGGCTCGGTGGAGATTCCGCAGGAAGCGTTTCTCGCGGTCCTGCAGGTGGAGTAA
- a CDS encoding ROK family protein: MREQFIVGVDLGGTNIAAGAMPTDGTREIAMRMGQTRAEEGSAAVVERIVRMIEDVIEQTRAETGAERSDFLGVGIGSPGPLDRAKGVIIVTPNLGWENFPLRDEVGSRVNLPASLDNDANCATLGEWWCGAAKGGRNVVGMTIGTGIGGGLILDGKLYHGSSDAAGEIGHTTIDSTGRRCKCGNYGCLEAYASGPAIAQRACELLKVDGDSILSEMVNGDVSRITAQIVFEASKRGDAVAIEVVRDTAHFIGVGISNLINVFNPDTVVIAGGVTQAGDQLFDPMRAEVRRRAFKPAVEACRIVPGNLPLSAGVVGAVATFKAQMLGDL; the protein is encoded by the coding sequence GTGAGAGAGCAGTTCATCGTAGGAGTCGATCTCGGAGGAACCAACATCGCGGCAGGCGCGATGCCGACCGACGGAACCCGCGAGATCGCCATGCGCATGGGGCAGACGAGGGCTGAAGAGGGCTCCGCGGCTGTAGTTGAGCGCATTGTCAGGATGATCGAGGATGTGATCGAGCAAACGCGTGCCGAGACCGGCGCTGAGAGATCGGATTTCCTGGGCGTGGGGATTGGATCTCCCGGGCCCCTGGACCGCGCGAAAGGCGTAATCATCGTCACGCCAAACCTCGGGTGGGAGAATTTTCCACTCCGCGATGAAGTCGGAAGCCGCGTGAATCTCCCAGCGTCTCTCGATAACGACGCGAATTGCGCGACGCTCGGGGAATGGTGGTGCGGTGCCGCGAAGGGTGGCCGGAATGTTGTTGGAATGACGATCGGCACCGGCATCGGCGGCGGCCTGATTCTCGACGGCAAGCTTTACCACGGCTCGTCGGATGCCGCCGGAGAGATCGGGCACACGACGATCGATTCCACCGGCCGGCGGTGCAAATGCGGCAACTACGGGTGCCTCGAGGCATACGCATCGGGCCCGGCAATCGCCCAGCGTGCGTGTGAGCTGCTGAAGGTGGACGGCGATTCAATTCTCAGCGAGATGGTCAACGGCGACGTCAGCCGCATCACCGCACAAATTGTATTCGAGGCGTCGAAGCGCGGGGATGCTGTGGCGATCGAGGTCGTCCGCGACACGGCACACTTCATTGGTGTGGGAATCTCCAATCTGATAAACGTCTTCAATCCCGACACCGTCGTCATCGCCGGAGGAGTCACGCAGGCGGGAGATCAGCTGTTCGATCCGATGCGCGCCGAGGTCAGACGAAGAGCGTTCAAGCCGGCGGTGGAGGCGTGCCGGATCGTACCCGGCAATCTGCCGCTTTCTGCGGGCGTAGTTGGAGCTGTCGCGACCTTCAAGGCGCAGATGCTCGGAGACCTGTAG
- a CDS encoding DUF4384 domain-containing protein, whose translation MRQNRLVLAAASLLVIAGSAHAQRVDGARPRSTDRNYGRAPEVEVWVDRYVFRSGERIRTYFESEPGAYVTILRVTTTGNVSILYPRRPTAQRQYRNEFANDEVPFGGRREFYLNEPEGVGYVFAVASFEPFDYRAFNSGGQWTTTRLAGFGYGDPYRAVNTFVSRTLSERADYSTDYIQYQVIEGSRYDRYGYGSGFGYGYGSGYGGAWYEDQYHTCLRYYGLQAISYCRSYAGSGIGGFPYIVVRPPQTPAPTTPTRTVRRPKMAPPGRIIPDPGVAAEAANSDQSNFSKYSGARERSASPRVIDNSDNLKVERRQRPQPVRDDEPAPYVVGQPRHEPAPVQRFEVPAAPRLDPQAAQRYEPSPVQRYEPPAAQRYEPPAVQRYEAPPVQRYEAPRVEQRQEPRPAPVAREHPAPRVEPAPPPPPPPAQ comes from the coding sequence ATGAGACAGAACCGGCTGGTCCTCGCGGCAGCATCGCTGCTCGTCATCGCCGGCAGCGCCCACGCGCAACGAGTGGATGGTGCCCGCCCCAGGAGCACCGATCGCAACTACGGACGCGCGCCCGAAGTAGAGGTCTGGGTCGATCGCTACGTCTTCAGATCAGGCGAGCGCATTCGTACTTACTTCGAGAGCGAGCCAGGCGCTTACGTCACGATTCTCCGTGTCACGACAACCGGAAACGTGTCAATCCTTTATCCGCGACGACCCACCGCTCAGCGACAATACCGTAACGAGTTCGCCAACGACGAGGTGCCGTTCGGCGGGCGGCGGGAGTTCTATCTCAACGAGCCCGAAGGCGTTGGATATGTCTTCGCTGTCGCGTCTTTCGAGCCTTTCGACTACCGGGCCTTCAACAGCGGCGGCCAGTGGACCACGACGCGCCTCGCGGGATTTGGCTACGGCGATCCATACAGGGCCGTAAACACTTTCGTCTCCAGAACCCTGTCCGAGCGCGCGGACTATTCCACGGATTACATCCAGTACCAGGTCATTGAGGGGAGCCGATACGACCGCTACGGGTACGGGTCCGGCTTCGGATACGGATACGGGTCGGGTTATGGCGGCGCGTGGTACGAGGATCAGTATCACACCTGCCTCAGGTACTACGGTTTGCAGGCGATCAGCTACTGCCGCTCGTACGCCGGTTCCGGCATCGGCGGATTTCCCTACATCGTAGTGCGGCCGCCGCAGACGCCGGCTCCAACAACTCCGACACGCACGGTGCGCCGGCCCAAGATGGCACCTCCGGGTAGAATCATTCCCGACCCCGGCGTTGCAGCAGAAGCCGCGAATTCAGACCAGTCCAATTTCTCCAAGTATTCCGGAGCGCGTGAACGGTCGGCTTCACCGCGCGTCATCGACAACAGTGACAATCTGAAAGTCGAGCGCCGGCAGAGACCCCAGCCGGTGCGCGACGACGAGCCGGCGCCTTATGTAGTCGGGCAGCCGCGTCACGAGCCTGCGCCGGTGCAACGTTTCGAGGTGCCCGCTGCGCCTCGGCTTGACCCGCAAGCCGCGCAGCGGTATGAGCCCTCGCCGGTGCAGAGATACGAGCCGCCGGCAGCGCAACGGTATGAGCCGCCGGCGGTGCAGCGCTATGAGGCCCCTCCGGTTCAGCGCTATGAAGCGCCGAGAGTCGAACAGCGACAGGAACCGCGTCCCGCGCCAGTAGCGCGCGAGCATCCGGCGCCGAGGGTCGAGCCAGCTCCACCACCACCACCGCCGCCAGCGCAATAG
- a CDS encoding glycosyltransferase family 9 protein: MATLVVQTSFLGDVVLTTPLIAELAKRSQVDVVTTLPGAQVLANNPAIRNTLVYEKRDGDRGVSGFIRMVSRVRNAGRNAGLPNGSYDAAYLAQGSLRSAMLALAGGVKERIGFDTSAGRALYTQRVRYNAELHHAERLWWLSMSECADPPRPEQVRPRLYPGDDERRAVDRLLTDHGLTEPFIALAPGSAWGTKRWPFYPELATLLHNRFAVVVVGGNADVATGETIVSQLAPGRGLNAAGKLSFLGSAELIARATALVANDSASQHLASAMGTTTVTVYGPTVPEFGFGPRAPGSRTAGVSALACRPCHRHGPPRCPLGHWRCMRELSSREVHEILTNTIS, from the coding sequence ATGGCCACGCTCGTTGTGCAGACGAGCTTTCTGGGCGACGTCGTCCTTACAACCCCACTTATCGCCGAGCTTGCGAAGCGTTCTCAGGTCGACGTCGTAACCACGCTGCCGGGCGCGCAGGTGCTGGCCAACAATCCGGCAATTCGAAACACGCTCGTGTACGAGAAGCGCGACGGCGACAGGGGCGTCTCCGGATTCATCCGGATGGTGAGCAGGGTGCGGAATGCTGGGAGGAATGCAGGATTGCCGAATGGCAGTTACGACGCGGCTTACCTGGCGCAGGGCTCGTTGCGCAGCGCGATGCTCGCGCTGGCGGGCGGGGTAAAAGAGAGAATCGGCTTCGATACGTCGGCCGGACGTGCACTCTACACGCAACGCGTGCGATACAACGCCGAGCTGCACCATGCCGAGCGACTGTGGTGGCTGTCCATGAGCGAGTGCGCCGATCCGCCCCGGCCGGAACAAGTGCGGCCGCGCCTGTATCCCGGCGATGACGAGCGTCGCGCCGTGGACAGGCTTCTCACCGACCATGGTCTTACCGAGCCCTTCATAGCTCTTGCTCCGGGAAGCGCCTGGGGAACCAAGCGGTGGCCCTTTTATCCGGAGCTCGCGACTTTGCTGCACAACCGCTTCGCAGTGGTCGTGGTCGGCGGAAATGCAGATGTCGCGACGGGTGAGACAATCGTATCGCAGCTTGCACCCGGCCGAGGTCTCAACGCCGCCGGGAAGCTGTCATTCCTTGGATCGGCCGAGTTGATCGCAAGAGCAACGGCGCTCGTCGCCAACGATTCTGCGTCGCAGCATCTGGCGTCGGCCATGGGAACCACGACCGTTACAGTGTACGGGCCGACAGTTCCAGAGTTCGGCTTCGGCCCGCGGGCGCCGGGCAGCAGGACTGCCGGCGTGAGCGCGCTCGCCTGCCGCCCATGTCACAGGCACGGTCCTCCCCGCTGCCCGCTTGGACATTGGCGGTGTATGCGCGAACTTTCGTCCAGGGAGGTCCATGAGATCCTCACGAACACTATTTCTTAA